The Caldibacillus debilis DSM 16016 genome includes a region encoding these proteins:
- the folD gene encoding bifunctional methylenetetrahydrofolate dehydrogenase/methenyltetrahydrofolate cyclohydrolase FolD gives MTAKIIDGKAIAQKLRERLKREVDDLKEKGITPGLAVILVGEDPASLTYVRNKRKACREIGIRSFLFSLPETVSEGELVRKIEELNKDEQVHGILVQLPLPSHVNPANILPRIHPMKDVDGFHPLNAGKLMAGEKTFIPCTPLGISVLLKEIGCRVEGKHAVVVGRSNIVGKPAGQLLLNMNATVTYCHSKTADLQKFTSMADILIVACGKPNLIGAGHVKEGAVVIDVGINRDESGRLTGDVNFEEVKEKAGFITPVPGGVGPMTITMLLSNTIQAAKQIHRLPWP, from the coding sequence GTGACAGCGAAGATCATCGACGGAAAAGCGATCGCACAAAAATTGCGGGAAAGATTGAAACGGGAAGTGGATGATTTAAAAGAAAAGGGCATCACCCCCGGATTGGCGGTGATTTTGGTCGGGGAGGACCCGGCGAGCCTGACCTATGTGCGCAACAAGCGGAAGGCCTGCCGGGAAATCGGGATCCGGTCTTTTTTATTTTCCCTTCCCGAAACGGTTTCCGAAGGGGAGCTCGTCCGAAAGATCGAAGAATTGAACAAGGATGAACAGGTTCATGGAATTTTGGTCCAATTGCCCTTGCCCTCCCATGTGAACCCGGCAAACATCCTTCCGCGCATCCACCCGATGAAGGACGTGGACGGATTCCATCCCCTCAATGCCGGCAAGTTGATGGCCGGAGAAAAGACCTTCATTCCCTGCACCCCTTTGGGGATTTCCGTCCTTTTGAAGGAGATCGGATGCCGGGTGGAGGGGAAACACGCCGTTGTCGTGGGCCGATCGAATATCGTCGGGAAGCCGGCGGGGCAGCTTCTTTTGAACATGAACGCCACCGTCACCTATTGCCATTCGAAAACGGCGGATTTGCAAAAATTCACCTCCATGGCGGATATTTTGATCGTCGCCTGCGGGAAGCCGAATCTGATCGGCGCCGGCCACGTGAAGGAAGGGGCGGTCGTCATCGACGTAGGCATCAACCGGGACGAAAGCGGGCGGCTGACCGGCGACGTGAATTTTGAGGAAGTCAAGGAGAAGGCCGGTTTCATTACCCCCGTTCCCGGAGGGGTCGGGCCGATGACGATCACCATGCTTTTGTCCAACACGATCCAGGCGGCCAAGCAAATCCACCGCCTGCCGTGGCCTTGA
- the xseA gene encoding exodeoxyribonuclease VII large subunit, protein MAEFRYLTVSALTKYIKRKFDYDPHLQNLYVKGEISNMKKHTSGHIYFTLKDAGARILAVMFSAYAQKAGFQPEDGMHVLVRGDVSVYEPSGNYQIYVKEIQPDGIGSLYLAYKQLEEKLAKEGLFRREHKKPIPRYPQTVGVVTSPTGAAVRDIITTIRRRYPIARIIVYPTLVQGKQAAPSIVRAIETANARGEADVLIVGRGGGSIEELWAFNEEAVARAIFRSKIPVISAVGHETDVTIADHVADLRAPTPTGAAELAVPHIDELLEKIFQLKIRLTRSAKERTERARVRLSRLENSYAFRFPQKLYEQKMEQLDKTFDRLQKLLVKSLKEKGERREALCRRLWKFKPAAVLREKAEEVKVREKRLNRLAADIRKRKEREFLNLLNTLEAVSPLRTMERGYSIVYHEKGNLVKSVRDAKIGDQVYIYVKDGNLHCEVKEREESGNRG, encoded by the coding sequence ATGGCGGAGTTCCGTTATTTGACCGTATCCGCATTGACGAAATACATAAAGAGGAAATTCGATTACGACCCCCACCTGCAAAACCTCTATGTCAAGGGCGAGATTTCCAACATGAAAAAACATACGAGCGGCCATATTTATTTTACCTTGAAGGACGCCGGCGCCCGGATTCTGGCCGTCATGTTTTCTGCATACGCCCAAAAGGCCGGGTTTCAGCCGGAAGACGGCATGCACGTCTTGGTGCGGGGGGATGTATCCGTTTACGAACCGTCCGGCAATTACCAGATCTATGTGAAGGAAATCCAGCCGGACGGCATCGGCAGCCTGTATTTGGCCTATAAACAACTGGAGGAAAAACTGGCGAAGGAAGGGCTGTTCAGGCGGGAGCATAAAAAACCGATTCCCCGCTACCCCCAAACCGTCGGGGTCGTCACTTCGCCGACGGGCGCCGCGGTCCGGGACATCATCACCACGATCCGCCGGCGCTACCCGATCGCCCGGATCATCGTCTATCCGACCCTCGTTCAGGGAAAACAGGCCGCTCCTTCGATCGTCCGGGCGATTGAAACGGCGAATGCCCGCGGGGAAGCGGATGTGCTGATCGTCGGGCGGGGAGGCGGTTCCATCGAAGAACTGTGGGCGTTCAATGAAGAGGCGGTAGCCCGGGCCATTTTCCGCTCGAAAATCCCGGTCATTTCCGCCGTCGGCCATGAAACCGACGTCACGATCGCCGATCACGTCGCCGACTTGAGGGCGCCGACCCCCACCGGCGCCGCCGAACTGGCCGTCCCCCACATCGACGAGCTGCTGGAGAAGATCTTCCAATTAAAAATCCGTTTGACGCGCTCGGCAAAGGAAAGGACGGAAAGGGCGAGGGTCCGGCTTTCCCGCCTGGAAAACTCCTACGCCTTCCGCTTTCCGCAAAAACTTTACGAGCAGAAAATGGAACAGCTGGACAAAACATTCGACCGTTTGCAAAAATTATTGGTAAAATCATTGAAAGAAAAAGGGGAACGCCGCGAGGCCCTCTGCCGGCGTTTGTGGAAATTTAAACCGGCGGCCGTCCTGCGGGAAAAGGCGGAGGAGGTGAAGGTGCGGGAAAAACGGCTGAACCGCCTGGCCGCCGACATCCGCAAGCGGAAGGAGCGGGAATTTCTCAACCTGCTGAATACGCTGGAAGCGGTGAGCCCCTTAAGGACGATGGAGCGGGGCTACAGCATCGTCTATCACGAAAAGGGAAATCTCGTCAAGAGCGTCCGGGATGCCAAAATCGGGGATCAAGTCTACATTTACGTCAAAGACGGGAATCTCCATTGCGAAGTGAAGGAACGGGAGGAGTCGGGAAACCGTGGATAA
- the xseB gene encoding exodeoxyribonuclease VII small subunit, whose amino-acid sequence MDKKEELTFEQAMEKLERIVESLEEGDVPLEEAIAKYKEGMDLAKICHQKLKNAEEQLTQILKDNGEVDNFVIEEE is encoded by the coding sequence GTGGATAAAAAGGAAGAACTTACATTCGAACAGGCGATGGAAAAATTGGAGCGGATCGTGGAAAGCTTGGAAGAAGGGGATGTTCCCCTCGAGGAAGCGATCGCCAAATATAAGGAAGGCATGGATTTGGCCAAGATTTGCCATCAGAAGCTGAAGAACGCGGAGGAGCAGCTGACGCAAATCCTGAAGGATAACGGTGAAGTGGATAATTTCGTCATTGAGGAGGAGTAG
- a CDS encoding polyprenyl synthetase family protein: MKEQIGELQGQLQEYIDRLDAPKTLKDSMLYSLQSGGKRIRPLLLFATLEAFRKDWRAGLPVACAVEMIHTYSLIHDDLPCMDDDDLRRGKPTNHKVFGEAVAVLAGDALLTYSFQILSDAPPALLDDRKKILIISELARAAGPEGMVAGQTLDMEAEDRRISLEELESIHLHKTGKLISFCVKAGAILADADEKTQAKLSEFARRIGLAFQIRDDILDIVGKAEILGKNVGSDQSKKKSTYPALLSLEGADKKLEETIFAAKTILRELPLETSSLERITEQIWKREN; this comes from the coding sequence ATGAAAGAACAGATCGGGGAACTGCAGGGACAGCTGCAAGAGTACATCGACCGCCTGGATGCCCCGAAAACGCTGAAGGATTCCATGCTGTATTCGCTCCAGTCCGGGGGAAAGCGGATCCGCCCCCTGCTCCTTTTCGCCACGCTGGAGGCCTTTCGGAAAGATTGGCGGGCGGGGCTGCCCGTCGCCTGCGCCGTGGAAATGATCCATACCTATTCCCTCATCCATGACGATCTGCCCTGCATGGACGACGACGATTTGCGCCGGGGAAAACCGACCAACCATAAGGTTTTCGGGGAAGCGGTGGCGGTGTTGGCCGGAGATGCGCTGTTGACATACAGTTTCCAAATCCTGTCTGATGCCCCTCCCGCCCTTCTGGACGACCGGAAGAAAATCCTGATCATTTCCGAACTGGCGAGGGCCGCTGGTCCGGAAGGGATGGTCGCCGGCCAAACCTTGGACATGGAGGCGGAAGACAGGAGGATCTCCCTGGAGGAGTTGGAATCGATCCATCTGCACAAAACGGGAAAATTAATTTCCTTTTGCGTAAAGGCCGGGGCCATTCTGGCCGACGCCGATGAAAAGACCCAGGCCAAACTGTCTGAATTCGCCCGCCGCATCGGGCTCGCCTTCCAAATTCGCGACGACATCCTGGATATCGTCGGGAAGGCGGAGATTTTGGGAAAGAACGTGGGGAGCGACCAGTCCAAGAAAAAGAGCACCTATCCCGCCTTGCTCAGCCTGGAGGGGGCCGATAAAAAATTGGAGGAAACCATCTTCGCGGCCAAGACGATTTTAAGGGAACTGCCCTTGGAAACCTCCTCCCTGGAAAGGATTACCGAGCAAATCTGGAAGCGGGAAAATTGA
- the dxs gene encoding 1-deoxy-D-xylulose-5-phosphate synthase, translating to MDLLSIKDPGFLKRMTIPELEELSETIRKFLIEKLSVTGGHIGPNLGVVELTIALHRSFDSPKDKIIWDVGHQSYVHKILTGRAKDFDRLRQYGGISGFPKRSESPHDVWETGHSSTSLSAAMGMAVARDLRKESYYIVPVIGDGALTGGMALEALNHIGHEKKNIIVILNDNEMSIAPNVGALNNILGRLRTAQKYNWAKEELETLLKKVPAVGGRLASTAERLKDSLKYIFVPGMFFEELGFTYFGPVDGHKFEDLLENIGYAKRTEGPVLLHVVTKKGKGYRPAENDRVGNWHGTGPYKIETGDFIKPVDAPPAWSKLVSETVRKMARMDPRIVAITPAMPVGSKLEGFQKEFPDRMYDVGIAEQHAATMAAGLAAAGMKPYLAIYSTFLQRAYDQVVHDICRQNLNVFIGIDRAGLVGADGETHQGVFDIAFLRHLPNIVIMMPKDENEGQHMVYTALTYDDGPIAMRFPRGNGLGVPLDEEWKRIPIGTWEILRNGKQAAILTFGTTIPMALEAAKILEKYGIRCMVVNCRFIKPLDEKMLTDILNMHIPILTVEEAALAGGFGSAVLEFAHDAGFSHVNIRRMGIPDRFIQHGSVKELYREIGLTPENIAKQMISMMEKISKRA from the coding sequence ATGGATCTTTTGTCGATTAAAGACCCGGGTTTTTTAAAACGGATGACCATTCCGGAACTGGAGGAACTGAGCGAAACGATCCGCAAGTTTTTAATTGAAAAGCTGTCGGTCACCGGCGGCCATATCGGCCCCAATTTGGGCGTCGTCGAGCTGACCATCGCCCTGCACCGCTCCTTCGACAGCCCGAAGGACAAAATCATCTGGGACGTCGGGCACCAATCCTACGTCCACAAAATTTTGACGGGCCGGGCGAAGGATTTTGACCGGTTGCGGCAATACGGGGGGATCAGCGGGTTCCCGAAGCGGAGCGAAAGCCCCCACGATGTCTGGGAAACCGGCCACAGTTCCACCAGCCTGTCGGCGGCGATGGGGATGGCCGTCGCCAGGGACTTGCGCAAGGAAAGCTATTACATCGTCCCGGTGATCGGCGACGGCGCCCTTACCGGGGGGATGGCCCTCGAGGCGTTGAACCATATCGGCCATGAAAAGAAGAACATCATCGTCATCCTGAACGACAACGAGATGTCCATCGCGCCCAACGTCGGCGCCTTGAACAACATCCTGGGCCGCCTGCGGACCGCGCAAAAATACAACTGGGCGAAGGAAGAGCTGGAAACCTTGCTGAAAAAGGTTCCCGCTGTCGGCGGCCGCCTCGCCTCCACCGCGGAAAGGCTCAAGGACAGCCTGAAATACATCTTCGTCCCGGGGATGTTTTTTGAAGAGCTCGGCTTCACCTATTTCGGGCCGGTGGACGGCCACAAATTTGAAGACCTTTTGGAAAACATCGGCTATGCCAAAAGGACGGAAGGCCCGGTCCTGCTCCATGTCGTCACGAAAAAAGGGAAGGGCTACCGCCCCGCCGAAAACGACCGGGTGGGAAATTGGCACGGAACGGGGCCCTATAAAATCGAAACCGGCGATTTCATCAAGCCCGTCGACGCCCCGCCGGCCTGGAGCAAGCTGGTCAGCGAGACGGTGAGGAAAATGGCGCGGATGGACCCCCGGATCGTGGCGATCACGCCCGCCATGCCCGTCGGTTCCAAATTGGAAGGCTTCCAGAAGGAATTCCCCGACCGGATGTACGATGTGGGCATCGCCGAGCAGCACGCCGCGACGATGGCGGCGGGTTTGGCCGCCGCCGGCATGAAACCTTACCTGGCGATCTATTCCACCTTTTTGCAGCGGGCCTACGACCAGGTCGTCCATGACATTTGCCGGCAAAATTTGAATGTTTTCATCGGCATTGACCGGGCGGGCCTGGTCGGCGCCGACGGGGAAACCCATCAGGGGGTTTTTGACATCGCATTCTTAAGGCATTTGCCGAACATCGTCATCATGATGCCGAAGGACGAAAACGAAGGCCAGCACATGGTGTACACGGCGCTGACTTACGACGACGGCCCGATCGCCATGCGTTTCCCCCGCGGCAACGGTCTCGGGGTTCCGCTGGACGAAGAATGGAAAAGGATCCCGATCGGCACTTGGGAAATTTTGCGGAACGGGAAGCAGGCGGCCATCCTGACCTTCGGGACGACGATCCCGATGGCCCTGGAAGCGGCGAAGATCCTGGAAAAATACGGGATCCGCTGCATGGTGGTCAACTGCCGGTTCATAAAACCCCTCGATGAAAAAATGCTCACCGATATTTTGAACATGCATATTCCGATCTTGACCGTCGAAGAAGCGGCCCTCGCGGGCGGTTTCGGGAGCGCCGTCCTCGAATTCGCCCACGATGCGGGCTTCAGCCACGTCAACATCCGGCGGATGGGCATCCCCGACCGTTTCATCCAACACGGCAGCGTGAAGGAATTGTACCGGGAGATCGGCTTGACCCCGGAAAACATCGCCAAGCAGATGATAAGCATGATGGAGAAAATTTCAAAAAGGGCTTAG
- a CDS encoding TlyA family RNA methyltransferase, producing MKEEKIRIDQLLVEKGFFETREKAKRAIMAGLVYTENRRLEKPGEKVPKSLPVAVKGDPMPYVSRGGFKLEKALKAFGLSVKGKIFLDVGASTGGFTDCALQNGAKISYAVDVGYNQLAWKLRTDPRVVVMERTNFRYMKPEDLRYGMAEFAAIDVSFISLEKILPPLKAMLVPDSDVVALIKPQFEAGKESVGKKGIVRDPAVHEKVIRDIVRFARSEGYGPRGLTFSPITGGDGNIEFLLHLKWPCPDPDAADLPDSAIGEVVKQAHREFHK from the coding sequence ATGAAAGAGGAGAAAATCAGGATCGATCAACTGCTCGTGGAAAAAGGCTTTTTTGAAACGAGGGAAAAGGCCAAACGGGCGATCATGGCCGGGCTGGTATACACGGAAAACCGGCGGCTGGAAAAGCCGGGCGAAAAGGTCCCCAAATCCTTGCCCGTTGCGGTGAAGGGGGATCCGATGCCCTATGTTTCCAGGGGAGGTTTTAAGCTGGAAAAGGCGTTAAAGGCATTCGGCCTTTCGGTGAAAGGGAAGATTTTCCTCGATGTGGGGGCTTCCACCGGCGGGTTTACCGATTGCGCCCTGCAAAACGGGGCAAAGATATCTTACGCGGTCGATGTCGGATACAATCAGCTGGCTTGGAAGCTCCGCACCGATCCGCGGGTCGTCGTCATGGAAAGGACGAATTTCCGCTACATGAAACCGGAGGATTTGCGCTACGGGATGGCGGAATTTGCCGCCATCGACGTCTCCTTCATTTCCCTGGAAAAAATTTTGCCGCCGCTGAAGGCCATGCTCGTGCCGGACAGCGACGTCGTCGCCCTGATCAAACCCCAATTCGAAGCGGGCAAGGAATCCGTCGGAAAGAAGGGGATCGTCCGCGATCCGGCGGTGCATGAAAAAGTCATCCGCGACATCGTCCGTTTCGCCCGTTCCGAAGGTTATGGCCCCCGGGGGCTCACCTTTTCCCCGATCACCGGCGGGGACGGGAATATCGAATTCCTTCTCCACCTGAAATGGCCGTGCCCGGATCCGGATGCGGCCGATTTGCCCGATTCGGCGATCGGAGAAGTGGTGAAACAGGCGCACCGGGAATTCCATAAATAG
- the ahrC gene encoding transcriptional regulator AhrC/ArgR, translating to MNKEKRHFKIKELIQKYEIKTQDELVHYLSKEGFHVTQATVSRDLKELHLVKVPSPGGGYKYSLTQEQNVSVVPKLQKLLTDVLVKVDYAQHLVVLKTIPGNAHPVGVLIDQLDWKEIVGTVCGDDTCLIITRNNGDASKLTKRFRELLT from the coding sequence ATGAACAAAGAAAAAAGGCATTTCAAAATTAAGGAACTGATCCAGAAATACGAAATAAAGACCCAGGACGAGCTCGTACATTATTTATCAAAGGAAGGATTTCACGTTACCCAGGCGACCGTATCCCGGGATTTGAAAGAACTGCATCTGGTCAAGGTCCCGTCCCCCGGCGGGGGGTACAAATACAGCCTGACCCAGGAACAAAACGTTTCCGTCGTCCCGAAATTGCAGAAACTTTTAACGGATGTTCTCGTGAAGGTGGATTACGCCCAGCACCTCGTCGTTTTGAAAACGATTCCCGGAAACGCCCATCCGGTGGGGGTGCTGATCGACCAATTGGATTGGAAGGAAATCGTGGGCACCGTTTGCGGGGACGACACCTGCCTGATCATCACGCGGAACAACGGCGACGCATCGAAACTGACGAAACGTTTCCGTGAGCTGTTAACCTAG
- the recN gene encoding DNA repair protein RecN gives MLSELSIKNFAIIDSISLSFDDGFTVLTGETGAGKSIIIDAIQLLIGGRGSAEYVRHDAEKAEIEGLFLLDENHAAVEKLKEFGIEPDEGTLILKRDIYSNGKSVCRINSQLVTLSVLREIGTKLVDIHGQHETQELMNERNHLFLLDEFAGDPVKEALADYRALYRRYADLKKEWKNLSENEQQLAQRLDLLKFQWKEIADARLEPGEDEALEAERKKFIHFERLYQSLSAAYDALSGEGKAMDWLGIALSQLENAAEIDPSWQRYQENFSSSYYALEDIMHQLHDRLDEMEYDPERIHYVESRLDEIHRLKRKYGKTVAEILDYHGKIAKEIEKIENKESTLSELENKIRAAEAELRDKANRLTGRRKQAAEVLTSAIQKELKALYMDKTVFKTVFHEAGDHLTENGADRVEFFISTNPGEPPKPLAKIASGGELSRIMLALKTIFSKHQGRTSIIFDEVDTGVSGRVAQAIGEKIYQISVSSQVLSITHLPQVAALADQHYHISKTVVQNRTITSVKKLDEKERVEEIARMLSGAKMTSATEQHAKEMIDLAKKVKTKAAKALPAAGK, from the coding sequence ATGCTTTCGGAATTGTCGATAAAAAATTTCGCCATTATCGATTCCATTTCCCTTTCCTTCGACGACGGGTTTACCGTTTTGACCGGGGAAACGGGGGCGGGAAAGTCGATCATCATCGATGCCATCCAGCTTTTGATCGGCGGCAGGGGCTCCGCCGAATATGTCCGCCACGATGCGGAAAAGGCGGAAATCGAAGGGCTGTTTCTCCTCGATGAAAACCATGCGGCCGTGGAGAAACTGAAAGAATTCGGCATCGAGCCCGACGAAGGGACGCTTATTTTAAAACGGGATATTTACAGCAACGGAAAAAGCGTCTGCAGGATCAACAGCCAGCTGGTCACCCTTTCGGTGCTGCGGGAGATCGGGACAAAACTCGTCGACATCCACGGTCAGCATGAAACCCAGGAATTGATGAACGAGCGGAATCATCTCTTCTTGCTCGACGAATTCGCGGGCGATCCGGTCAAGGAGGCTTTAGCGGATTACCGGGCCCTGTACCGGCGGTATGCGGATCTGAAAAAAGAGTGGAAAAACTTGAGCGAAAACGAGCAGCAATTGGCGCAGCGGCTCGATTTATTGAAATTCCAGTGGAAGGAAATCGCCGACGCCCGGCTGGAGCCGGGAGAAGACGAAGCGCTCGAAGCGGAAAGGAAGAAATTCATCCATTTTGAGCGGCTGTATCAATCCTTATCCGCCGCCTATGACGCCCTGTCCGGCGAAGGGAAGGCCATGGACTGGCTCGGAATCGCTTTAAGCCAACTGGAAAATGCCGCGGAGATCGATCCGTCCTGGCAAAGATATCAGGAAAATTTTTCTTCCAGCTATTATGCGCTGGAGGATATCATGCACCAGCTGCACGACCGGCTGGATGAAATGGAATACGATCCCGAGCGGATCCATTACGTGGAGAGCCGGCTCGACGAAATCCACCGGCTGAAACGGAAATACGGGAAGACCGTCGCGGAAATTTTGGATTATCACGGAAAAATCGCAAAGGAAATCGAAAAGATTGAAAATAAGGAAAGCACCCTTTCCGAACTGGAAAACAAGATCCGGGCCGCGGAAGCGGAATTGCGCGATAAGGCAAACCGGCTCACCGGACGGCGGAAGCAGGCGGCCGAAGTGTTAACCTCGGCGATCCAAAAGGAATTAAAAGCGCTGTACATGGATAAAACTGTATTTAAGACCGTCTTTCACGAAGCGGGAGACCATTTGACGGAAAACGGGGCGGACCGGGTGGAGTTTTTCATCAGCACGAATCCCGGGGAACCGCCAAAGCCGCTCGCCAAAATCGCCTCCGGCGGCGAATTGTCCCGGATCATGCTCGCCTTGAAAACGATCTTCTCCAAACACCAGGGAAGGACGTCGATCATCTTCGATGAAGTGGACACTGGCGTCAGCGGCAGGGTGGCCCAGGCGATCGGCGAAAAAATTTACCAGATTTCCGTCTCTTCCCAGGTGCTGTCCATCACCCATTTGCCCCAGGTGGCCGCCTTGGCCGATCAACATTATCATATTTCAAAAACCGTCGTTCAAAACCGGACGATCACCTCGGTGAAAAAACTGGACGAAAAGGAACGGGTTGAAGAAATCGCCCGCATGCTGTCGGGCGCCAAAATGACCTCGGCGACGGAACAGCACGCCAAGGAAATGATTGATTTGGCGAAAAAAGTAAAAACAAAGGCCGCAAAGGCCCTGCCGGCTGCAGGAAAATAA
- the spoIVB gene encoding SpoIVB peptidase, protein MNHLKTDAIRKTVGFLLLVSFVFFGFFTPAGKILQTPFQLTLFEGQEQAVSSAAGIRADSGSDRIGIAYKEEGLAITGKRTGNGEVTVHYGSIPLKKVDVQVLENIRVVPGGQSIGVKIHSKGVLVVGHHLVETDEGTFSPGEKAGIRAGDLIVKMNGKTVEELADISPYVQESGRKGTPLSVLVQRHDGKTFEAKITPAKAKGDEKYKLGLYIRDSAAGIGTMTFYDPKTKKYGALGHVISDMDTRLPIAVKDGYIVPSTVTSIQKGTNGSPGEKMARILADKERIGNIFANSQFGIFGTLDKPVENGMLDQAIPIALSHQVKKGPAEILTVVENNKVERFQVKIISTVPQKFPATKGLVIKVTDPRLLEKTGGIVQGMSGSPIIQNGRLIGAVTHVFVNDPTTGYGVHIEWMLNEAGIKIPKKELEKAG, encoded by the coding sequence GTGAATCATTTGAAAACGGATGCCATTCGAAAAACAGTCGGCTTTCTTCTCCTTGTTTCTTTCGTTTTCTTCGGCTTTTTTACACCGGCGGGAAAAATCTTGCAGACACCTTTTCAGCTGACATTGTTTGAAGGCCAGGAACAGGCGGTTTCTTCCGCCGCGGGGATCCGGGCGGACAGCGGCTCCGACCGGATCGGAATCGCCTATAAAGAGGAAGGCCTCGCCATCACCGGCAAACGGACCGGGAACGGGGAAGTGACCGTCCATTACGGTTCGATTCCCTTAAAAAAGGTTGACGTCCAAGTATTGGAAAACATCCGGGTCGTCCCCGGCGGCCAGTCCATCGGCGTCAAGATTCACTCCAAAGGGGTGCTCGTCGTCGGCCACCATCTCGTCGAAACGGATGAGGGAACGTTTTCTCCCGGGGAAAAGGCTGGAATCCGGGCCGGGGACCTGATCGTCAAGATGAACGGAAAAACGGTGGAAGAATTGGCGGACATTTCCCCTTATGTCCAAGAATCGGGAAGGAAAGGAACTCCCCTGTCGGTCCTCGTCCAGCGCCATGACGGGAAAACCTTCGAAGCGAAAATCACCCCGGCAAAGGCCAAGGGGGATGAAAAATACAAGCTAGGCCTTTACATTCGCGATTCGGCGGCCGGCATCGGCACGATGACCTTCTACGATCCGAAGACGAAAAAATACGGGGCCCTCGGCCACGTCATTTCCGACATGGACACCAGGCTTCCGATCGCCGTGAAAGACGGCTATATTGTCCCCTCGACCGTCACCTCCATCCAAAAGGGAACGAACGGCTCCCCCGGAGAAAAAATGGCAAGAATTTTAGCGGACAAGGAACGGATCGGCAACATCTTCGCCAACAGCCAGTTCGGCATATTCGGGACGCTGGATAAGCCGGTGGAAAACGGGATGCTCGACCAAGCGATTCCCATCGCCCTGTCCCATCAGGTGAAAAAAGGCCCGGCGGAGATATTGACGGTTGTGGAAAACAATAAAGTGGAACGGTTCCAGGTAAAAATCATCAGCACCGTTCCGCAAAAATTTCCGGCGACGAAAGGACTGGTGATCAAAGTCACCGATCCCCGGCTGCTGGAAAAGACCGGCGGCATCGTCCAGGGAATGAGCGGCAGCCCGATCATCCAAAACGGGCGGTTAATCGGTGCCGTCACCCACGTCTTTGTCAATGACCCGACCACCGGTTACGGGGTGCATATCGAATGGATGCTGAATGAGGCGGGGATTAAGATCCCGAAAAAAGAGCTCGAAAAAGCGGGCTGA
- the spo0A gene encoding sporulation transcription factor Spo0A: MKKIRVCIADDNKELTKLLEEYINSQRDMEVIGIFHNGQECVKMIDSLEADVLLLDIIMPHLDGLAVLERIKKNGSKLCVIMLTAFGQEDVTKKAVELGASYFVLKPFDMENLVSQIRQIRGEENYSVPSSVSSYRSANQGEDRQYKNLDATITSIIHEIGVPAHIKGYIYLREAIAMVYKDIELLGSITKVLYPDIAKKYNTTASRVERAIRHAIEVAWSRGNIESISSLFGYTVSMTKAKPTNSEFIAMVADKLRLEHKVS, from the coding sequence GTGAAAAAAATCAGGGTTTGCATTGCCGACGACAACAAGGAACTGACGAAATTGTTGGAGGAATACATAAACAGCCAGCGGGACATGGAAGTGATCGGAATTTTCCACAACGGCCAAGAATGCGTAAAGATGATCGACAGCCTCGAGGCGGACGTCCTTCTGTTGGATATTATCATGCCCCATCTGGACGGTTTGGCCGTCCTCGAACGGATCAAGAAAAACGGGTCGAAATTATGCGTGATCATGCTTACCGCCTTCGGCCAGGAGGATGTGACGAAAAAGGCGGTGGAATTGGGCGCCTCCTACTTCGTTTTGAAACCCTTTGACATGGAAAACCTGGTCAGCCAAATCCGCCAAATCCGGGGAGAAGAGAATTATTCCGTCCCGTCGTCGGTTTCTTCCTACCGAAGCGCGAATCAGGGAGAAGACCGGCAATACAAAAACTTGGACGCCACCATCACCAGCATCATTCATGAAATCGGGGTCCCGGCCCATATCAAAGGCTACATTTATTTGCGGGAAGCGATCGCCATGGTTTACAAAGATATCGAACTGCTCGGCTCGATCACGAAGGTGCTCTATCCGGACATCGCCAAAAAATATAATACGACCGCCAGCCGGGTGGAACGGGCGATCCGCCACGCCATCGAAGTCGCCTGGAGCCGGGGTAACATCGAATCGATTTCCTCCCTCTTCGGCTACACCGTCAGCATGACCAAGGCAAAACCGACCAATTCGGAGTTCATCGCGATGGTCGCGGATAAATTAAGACTGGAACATAAAGTGAGTTAA